The DNA window ATGAGGAAATTTctaactataattgtggattcaTCTATATctcctttcagttttctttttttaaaaaaatcaatgaaaatttattaaattaagcATAAAGTTACTTTCACATTTATCTACAACCACAGTGAATACAGTTCTTGGCATGAAGACACCACAACCTTTAGAATTTAAAGCCTCCTCACCTGCAagattacatatataaaactcCCACTATTGTTTCTCTAAGAGTGGATTAGTTCACCAAGTTAAAAGTTATATGAtctagaatataataaaatggaaatgatttaCTCATAAGATTCATATTCAAAccatctttatttacaaaatactatCCTGAGAACTATTATTCCATTAAACTTCAATTTGAGAAAAGTGCAATCACTTAAGTAACAGCAGTTACTTAAACTGAAAATGAGATCAGTCAAAATTACTTTTGAAGAAAGCAACAATATTGTCAGGTGTCTTGCTGTGGTTCTGGATGTCCAGTAGCAGGCTCCTTTGAAGGCGGAATCAATCCTGAAGGGAACTCGCTTCTACCTTCAGAATGTGGGGTTGGGGTAAAATCCAGGTCTCGGATGAAGGTAAGGAGGTAAACCCCTCGGTGGATAGATGTTTCTCATTGCAAATGGAGCATGTGGTGGACCTGGGAAATCCCTTGGTGGAAAATAACCTCGAGAAGCTCCAAACAtggttcctggaggaggtggggggaaaGGAGGTCCTCTTCTCATGAATGGGCCCCTTGTATCCACTGGAAACAATGGACCGCTGATTGGAGCAAGAGGTGGAGGAATAAGGCCAGGGCCAGTTGCTTCATTTTCAGCAGGGAGAGATGAATCAGGCACATTTAAATTACCAAGATCATCTTTGGCATCATTTCTACTGGATTCCATTTCTGAAGGCATTGACCTATCCATTTTATCCAAAGAAGTCATTTTAAAACTTCTGGGTTCTGCTGGTCCAGACAGTCTTTCAGAATTAGAATAAAATCTGTCTTCCCTTTGTGGAGGAAGAGTTGAATCAGGATATGATTGCCCTGGTGGAGGAAACATCATCCTACGGTCCTGTTCCACCGGAGATGACAGGGACCCAGTGTCAGAAGGAGCCCTGTGAGGATCGATTAACCTGTCATAGCTTGGTTCTCCTCTTTCATTGGTAATCTGATGGTCCAGGGGATTCCCTGGGCTGCTtgggcctcttcctcctccccctggaAGCACAGGTGAGAGTCTGAGTGGATCCTCCAACAAAGTTTGAGGAGAGGGAAAAGCTCTCGTTTCAGATGAAGGCCGACCCAATGGTGAGGGACTACATGGGGAATGCTCTCTGCCAAATGCTGTATTTGAAACATCGAGTGCATTAGGATCTTTTTCTAAAAGTTCAAATTTCAACTctctttcagttaatttttgtttgttgtgagcattttctttccttaaatcacTGAGGTTTCTTTCAGCAGTCCGAGCTGCCAACCAATTATCATGTCCTCTTTTCTCGTAGGAAATAACCTGCTTTTGATAAAAATGAACAGTTCTCTCCAATTCTTCTTCAAGATCTTTGGCTAGCTTTCTATAGGTCTCCAGCTCTTCAGTGGCATGGCTGATCTTTTCTTCCACTCTAGAaagcttctcttcttcctctattCGGTAATTTTCCTCCACTGTTAATTTCCTGTagagtttcatttcattttcttgatagaattcagtcattattttaagtttctGTTGAAGCTTCTGATTCtcactttcaaaatatatgttttctgaTTGCAAAGATGCTTGTTGAGTCTGAAGATTTTTAATATGCTCTGTAAGCTCTTCCTTTGTTTTGTCCACTTCAGATAACTGAATAATAATgtggtttctttctccttctaagctttttaaagaaacatttaacttaGCAGCATGAATCAGTTTCTTCAAAGCTCCTTTCGGAGGATCATCTAAGTTAGCACCATTTTCCCATTGACTGTTCACTTTTAATTCCAGGTTATCATCATCCGTTGTGTCTTCTTCAAGCACAGCAGCCTGATCTTTCATCATTGGCAAGTGTCCAGTCAGGGTCTTGATGtgattttctttatcattcagAACTTGTTCTGCGTGTACTTTGGAGtcttcaaatgttattttctgtttattaagtTCACTCACTTGTCCTTTCCATACTTCAGCTTCTTGCTGAAAAAGCTGTTTATGGCTTGTCTGAAGTTGAGAATTTTCATTCAAAGCATCTTTTATTGCTATAGCCCGTCGTTCTTCACTCATTTTAAATGTCTTGCAGATGATTTTGGCTTCAGCTATTTGTGATTTGAGGGATTTTGACTCATCTTCTAGAGACTGTATACTTTTTGAAATATCCGCCATCAATTCATCTTGTTGAGAatgtttagatttctcttcttttaagtctttttctAGACAGAGGATTTCATCCTCAAGTTCAGAATTGGACCTGCTCAGCTTTTCACAGGTTGCCTCCAAACTTCGTGCTTCTTCTGCTGCCGCCTTCTCAAAGCTGGCATCCTCTAAAGATGACTCTACTTCATAGCCTTCATACTCTTTTTGAATAAGGCTAAACTTTTCAAgtagtttacatttttcttcaattagTCCAGAAAGCGTTGCACCAAGTTTTTGCTCTCTTCCCACATAAAGCCGACTCCTAACCGATCTAAAACTTCTCcacaaaaaaaggagaacaacaaaaaatccaataACAGCTGCACATACCACCAGTTCCGATGGAAAACCATAAGGATTCTCATCTGGTCTCATACTCTCAGGTAGTGCTGCCACAACTCTGCCTAGCTCCTCCAGGACCAGCCCCAGGTAGGGCTGAGGGGTAGCACCAGGCTCCTCCATAGCGTCGAGGCTGCTCTGGCGGTCACCGCAGTAACACTGGCCACAACAAGCGGTGGAGAACACGCAGCCTTGGGTCTGGAACCCGAATGCGCACGTGACAACCAACCGGAGCGGACCACTGTGGAGCGGGCTGCGGGGGGAGCTGGGGAACGCGGGCACCCACAGGCCTCACAGGCCCATGTTgtcccccaccacctcccctggCCCTCTTGTTACACTTTACATCCTGAGGCAGCGCTGGTCTGAGCCCGGCCCGCCTTAGTTCTGGCAGTTTTCACATCACAtattttgaagctttattttttggtgaatacacttttaaaattgcTGTCTTCTTCATGGATTAAACCTTTGATCATTACATAATCTCTGGTTTTGGTAGTTTTCTTTGCTTTATCTGATATGCATACAGACACTCTTGCTTTCCTTTCATTAATGTTTGTgtaatatatcttttttcatcctgtTAATTTGGCCTGCCCTGTATTGGTAAAAttcaagtgagtttcttgtaCACAGCATACAAGAAACATATAAGAAAGGGTCATACTTTTAAATACACTCTTCTATTATCTATCTCTTGGTAGACCAttcataattaaatgaattattgataCTTTAATGCGTAAGCctgacattttttgttttctctatcaATTCTTGTTTCTCTGCTTATTTTTCATGACTTCATGTGGGTTACTTGAACATTtgttttagaattccattttgttatttatagtgTTTATAGtgtatcttcttttttatagtttttttggtTGCATTTTATAGCTTAGTGGTTGCATTTTACAGCTTAgtgtatattcatttatataaacattatcACAGTCAATTGGTATCATCTTTATTCCAGTCTGAGTGAAGTATAGCAACCTTCTGTCATATTATGTCTCTTTACTCTATCAAATTTGTAGTATAATGGTCTTACATCCATTTAGAATAACACTAGACAATGCTATGATTTTTGCTTGAAACATCAAACATAATTTAGGAAATTAGAATCTATGAAAATAAAGTGAGCATTTTAAAGCTTCCAGAAAGAAATCTGACACAACctgttttgtctttcattttttctttctttcctttatattcaCCATAGATGTTATGATGCCCTATCTGTTAACTCCAATATCTGGATTATCTatgagtttgtttttaataactgATTTATTTCTTATCAGTCTGTTTTACttgcttttttgtatatttggtactttttttaaagtatgctGAATTTATGGATAATATGATATAGAACTACTcaagaattttgaattttttttctgggcagAATTTGTAATTACTTGCAGATCATCTTGCTGCTCTCAAGACCTAGTTTTAAGCTGTGttatgataattatattttattttcctcttagaaCATATGCCTCACTCCTGGGATACTGCACCTCTCCTAAGAGAATTTTTAGAGTCCCAACTGAGTTTCTCAGTTGTTTGCCAACATTTCCCCATTTGGCTGGATCTGAACTCCAGTAGCTTTCCAAGAAGTTTTTAGTCCCTGATGATCTCTTATGCTTTCTGTATCCCAGCAGTTTCTTTCTCCAAGGTCTCCCCTCTTCTTAGCCAACTGTCACATAGCTAAGGAGTCACAGAAGGACCAAAATGGCATGTATACACCCATTTCTaggttctttctctctcccatatGGTACATTGACCCCCAATTCCTAACCAATTTAGCAGCTTTGAACTCTATTCATTGCTTCTTTTGGTTCCCAAGACCACTAACCCCTGGTTGGGTCCCATTTTCCTGTACCAAGGTCAGGAAGATGCCTTTCTGGAAAATCCTGGCAAATGTGGTACTAACCTCATGTGCCTCACCTTCCTGAAAGATCTCATACCTGACTTGCTACAACAATGTTCTTCAATgcctgctgatatggtttggctgtgtccttacgcagatcccatcttgaattgtagcttgcATAATTCCCACATGTAGCCAGCCCACCTGAACCATGCTCAGCagctggtgagaggtaattgaatcatgggggtgggtctttcccatgctgttgttgtgatagtgaataagtctcatgagatctgatggttttacaaaggggagcttccctgcacatgccctctctcttgtctgccatgtaagatgtgcctttgcttttcctttgccttctatCATGATTGTGagttctccccagccatgtggaactgtgagttcactaaacctctttcttttataaattacccagtcttgggtatgtctttattagcagcatgagaacagactaatacacctgccaagaatttttttctatattttggccAGATTGTATAGTTTTTTATGGTGGGAGGGTGAATCTGACACAAGCTATTTGGTGTCAAGTAGCCAAGTCacatactaatttatttttaatgtaaagctATACAACCTTCTTTCTATacctaaatttttaattaaaatataataattaaaatattactaaaaatttcttaatgattttatttcatgGTGAAAGAGACTCAGTCTGGAATGTAAAGTATGTCTTACCAGTATTTCTCGTTTTGCAGGACATTGTCTAGGTGTCCCTCTCCCATGGATGATCATTAGTGtggtttatttttatgctttgagAAAATAAGTCTGTAGTATGTTACTACATTCTACTATATAAAGATACACTTCAACTTATGATAGGATTATgttccaataaacccatcataagttggtAATATTATAAGTTGatgatgctttttttaaaaaaatatagactgttgtcctgttgcccaggctggagtgcagtggctattctcAGGTGTAGTCATAGTACACTATATTCTCAAAGTCtttgagctcaaacaatcctcctgcctcagcttcctgaagagctgggactgactataggcacacaccactatacctggcttgAAGATATGTTTAATaaacctaacctaccaaacatcatagcttagcctagcccaCCTGAACCATGCTTAGAACACtaacattagcctacagttgggcaaaatcatcttaCACAAAGCCTATATTATAGTAAGCtgttgaatatttcatgtaatttattgaatactgtactgaaaaggaaaaacatcatGGTAGCATGAGTACTTGaaatatggtttctactgaatgaatATCACTTTCCCACCATTGTACAGTTGAAAATCTTAAGTGAAATCATTGTAAGTTGGTGActctctgcatttatttattttactactttccttttttcttttaatagttgaAAGCCATCATAAGGTAAAATATTATTGCCTAAAAATACTCTGcttctctggaaaataaaaaagacagaagtttcaaagaaatctttcaagagatataaaaatcatatgaaaatgaaataattaaagaataaatctGTAATTATGCATGTTGTAAAATACAAATGGGAGGCTGGAAGAGAGACTGTAGATGCACCgtgaaaatgaaagcagaaataaagtagGAATGGAAACATTTATATAGGAGTTGTGAGATACAGCATCATATTTTTGTTCTACACTAAATAGTTTTCATGTCTAGCAGAGGACTTGGAAATTATAAGCTACTCAACAGTGAATCTCAGAGCTTtctccattcatctcacagttagtcttatataaatatacagctctgtaatgattatatatatcaattttttttccagtcaagGACTTTTCCTCCACATGTTCATTTCCGTGAAAAATATCACTTGGTACTAGATGATGTGAATGGCTATGATTGAACTGGTTACTTAGGGTAATAGGTTGACATCTTGTTTCGgcaattaaacaataaaaaagttgtTCTTTATTAAGATATGAATCCATTTCTTAAAGAAATGGGTTCCATAGATTTCCATAGCATTAAGCATGTTGGTAATTCAAATGCCTCATCACTGAACAAAAATGCTCAACCTCAGAGACTATCCTTGCAcataaaaatttttcttattttcagttgAGTATGGGCCAACTCATATCAAACATTATTGATAGAGATTGGAGCACCTGCTCTGGATCAGGGTAGGGTCCTCCACAGCTAGAACTGTGGAAAACATCTCAACAGTAGGCACTGGAATTGTGTTTTCCCCAGTCACAGGCCTTGGGCAAGAGGAGAGCTGCTATGGCTGTGGTTTCTCCTGGACAATGAGACTTTTAGCCAGCGCCAGCTTGATGAACTAGAACTGGTCT is part of the Homo sapiens chromosome 6, GRCh38.p14 Primary Assembly genome and encodes:
- the CTAGE9 gene encoding cTAGE family member 9, with the translated sequence MEEPGATPQPYLGLVLEELGRVVAALPESMRPDENPYGFPSELVVCAAVIGFFVVLLFLWRSFRSVRSRLYVGREQKLGATLSGLIEEKCKLLEKFSLIQKEYEGYEVESSLEDASFEKAAAEEARSLEATCEKLSRSNSELEDEILCLEKDLKEEKSKHSQQDELMADISKSIQSLEDESKSLKSQIAEAKIICKTFKMSEERRAIAIKDALNENSQLQTSHKQLFQQEAEVWKGQVSELNKQKITFEDSKVHAEQVLNDKENHIKTLTGHLPMMKDQAAVLEEDTTDDDNLELKVNSQWENGANLDDPPKGALKKLIHAAKLNVSLKSLEGERNHIIIQLSEVDKTKEELTEHIKNLQTQQASLQSENIYFESENQKLQQKLKIMTEFYQENEMKLYRKLTVEENYRIEEEEKLSRVEEKISHATEELETYRKLAKDLEEELERTVHFYQKQVISYEKRGHDNWLAARTAERNLSDLRKENAHNKQKLTERELKFELLEKDPNALDVSNTAFGREHSPCSPSPLGRPSSETRAFPSPQTLLEDPLRLSPVLPGGGGRGPSSPGNPLDHQITNERGEPSYDRLIDPHRAPSDTGSLSSPVEQDRRMMFPPPGQSYPDSTLPPQREDRFYSNSERLSGPAEPRSFKMTSLDKMDRSMPSEMESSRNDAKDDLGNLNVPDSSLPAENEATGPGLIPPPLAPISGPLFPVDTRGPFMRRGPPFPPPPPGTMFGASRGYFPPRDFPGPPHAPFAMRNIYPPRGLPPYLHPRPGFYPNPTF